In the Arachis stenosperma cultivar V10309 chromosome 8, arast.V10309.gnm1.PFL2, whole genome shotgun sequence genome, TATTATTAGATGTAATTtcacactattaaaaatattattaatggCCAATTGATagttacaaaatattaaaattgctgataaaaaaggttaaaatattttaagagaATGAATAACCTTTTATTCAATACGTCTTGTGGTTCAAAACTTATTTTGATTCCTAGTACTATCGACTTTAGGCCCATTATTAATTACCTAATATACGTCCAATGTTATTGAAGGGTATTTTAGtaagtaaaatttaatataataaaaaataaattttgtattaataaatatttaaaaaaaatatttttttaaaaaaataaataaaatcattagttaatataaaaaaatttaaaataaataaaaaatttttttaaaagttaaaaaagagaaaaaaatatatttttaaattagaaaaaaagaGAGCATCATTTTAATATGAAAGGgagtgaaattttttttaatttatttaaattttaaaagggCACCTGTCATACAAAAATGGGAAAACCACATATGTTGATTTATTCGAACACAAACTAGCTTACAAGTGTCTGTATGTATAGCACATGCTTAATCGTTATTCGGCCACTAGCAAATATTGTCTTGGGGTACAACTATATTATCTTACAAGCATCCATTACCCAAACATGAATCTTAAACTAGGCGAGTAAGAAGACTTCATTTATGAATTTAACAAAGTTCGTTGTGTATATATGCCTATAAAGAAGAAGAGATAAAACGAGAGGCAGAGGTTACAGTAACACGGTGAGAGTTGTTAAGGATGCTTTCCAACTCTTGAACAAATCGATCCATGGCTTCCGATGGTAAACAGATAGGTATGACCAAACCTCGCTCTCCCTTGGCATTGGTAAAGGGAATGTAAAAGCTGGCCACACCAGGAATGGCTCCAACACCCCCTTTGGCGGGCCCACCATAAGCAGCCTTCCCCCACCCAAAGTCCACCTCCCCGAACCCAGCTCGGGTGACATCCGACACCAAGTACGACCTCACCACAGTAAAATGTGGTCGCCCCTTCAACACCATCAAATCTGCTATTGAGTGCATGTACTCCTCCGTCACATCCGCCTTCGCCTTCCTCACCAGCTCAACGGCATATCCCAGCGGGTTCTCTCGCAACTTGCCCGCACTCGTCACAGCCACAGGGAATGCAAAGGCGTTACCGTAGTAACCAGTAGGTAACGGAGGGTTGAACTTGGCGCGTGCATTCACGATACAGATTATGCGAACCTCTTCTTCGTTGTCCGGCTGTAGGGCGATCGTGCGCCACCTCCATAAGCAAGCTGTAAGTATCTCAAAGTCGGAGCAGCGCTGTTGATGGGGAGGGAGGAGGCGGCGGATGGCGGAGAACTCGCTGGGACCGAAGAAGAAGGAACGGTGGGCCATGTCGTCCAACGGGATTATGGTTCCCTTGGTGTCGGGGACTTGCTCATACTCTCGATGGTTGCATGTAATTCTTGGCGATACTCTTGCGTTCAAGAGGTCTCTCCGCCACACAGGTTGCACCGAAGGCTCACGTGCCCCACGTGCAATTTCGGCCACTGCATTCATGAACTGGACTAGTCCCGCTGCATCACTCATCGTGTGGTTTAGCCTCAATGCAAAAATGAATCCACCACACTTCAGCCGTGTTACCTGcacattaaaaattttaatttataatctaaaactaaagataaataaaataatttaaaaaaatgatatcaGCTGACATTGGTTAAAGAACTTATGAGTTAGGAAGCAAGGAATATGAAAATTTACCTGAATAAGGATCAAAGGAGTGTTGAGAACTTGTGCAGAGCCCGGAACATCATAAAGGAGCTCCTCCCAACATGGAAATGGAGGCTGAAGAGCATCCCCGAATTGGGCAAGCGTGACGTCAGCGTCGGCCTCAACAAAGAGAACACCCTCGCCGGTGCAGTCCACCATTAGTTTCCGAGCAGGTCCTTCCCTAAGCCTGCCAGCAAAAGGGTAATAAAACACAAGTGCTTCGGCCACAGCCTTTCTAATGATGAGGGCAGGGTCTTTCCCTTCCATCGATGGATCACTGCGATAAAATTGTATCACTGGAATTTGAAAACGCAGCCCTTCTTGGTCGTCTATGTCTGAGAGTAGTTTCACTTCGCGAGGCGTGGGTTTCGCCGGAGCCACAAGCTCCTCCTTACCCCTCCGCACGGTAAACACAAGGGATTCCGATGATGATGGGACCGCCATGGCCATGCCGAATTGGAGAGAAGAGTGAATGGAAAATTAGTCAATTACTACGTATTCTTATTCACTGCTATGCTTTCTCTCAAGTAAGACTCTGGCTGTATATAAAGAACAAAAATGCAACAAATTGGAgtaaataatacaaaaaatatataatatttttaattaaacaaCGGAtcgtgattttttttttggtaatatAAATGGGAACGGATCAAGATTTTATTTCCATCCCATGTGATATATAATGGGCCAAAATGGGATGGCCCTACCTCAACCAGAAGTCGTCCTGCTTTAATAATGGAAATGCCCATGACCACTGAGGCACTGACCAGTAAATTCAAGGCTAGGTAGCAATGCAAGTTGACACATATAGATGAAAG is a window encoding:
- the LOC130944500 gene encoding benzyl alcohol O-benzoyltransferase; the protein is MAMAVPSSSESLVFTVRRGKEELVAPAKPTPREVKLLSDIDDQEGLRFQIPVIQFYRSDPSMEGKDPALIIRKAVAEALVFYYPFAGRLREGPARKLMVDCTGEGVLFVEADADVTLAQFGDALQPPFPCWEELLYDVPGSAQVLNTPLILIQVTRLKCGGFIFALRLNHTMSDAAGLVQFMNAVAEIARGAREPSVQPVWRRDLLNARVSPRITCNHREYEQVPDTKGTIIPLDDMAHRSFFFGPSEFSAIRRLLPPHQQRCSDFEILTACLWRWRTIALQPDNEEEVRIICIVNARAKFNPPLPTGYYGNAFAFPVAVTSAGKLRENPLGYAVELVRKAKADVTEEYMHSIADLMVLKGRPHFTVVRSYLVSDVTRAGFGEVDFGWGKAAYGGPAKGGVGAIPGVASFYIPFTNAKGERGLVIPICLPSEAMDRFVQELESILNNSHRVTVTSASRFISSSL